The genomic DNA GCCCGTCGTAATTCGCCCGTGCTCGATTTCCACCTGACCAAAGCGCTGCACACCGCCGCCGGCCCGCGCACCCTCGACGTGGCCCTGGCCCTACCCCCCGGCGAGCTGCTGGCCGTGACCGGCTCCTCGGGCGCGGGCAAAACCACGCTGCTGCGCCTGTTGGCCGGCCTCGACCGGCCCGACGCGGGCTTCGTGCGTTTTGGTAAGCAAACGTGGTTTGATGCCGCCGCTCGCCAGTGGCTACCGCCGCAGCGCCGCCCGCTGGGCTTCGTGTTTCAGGATTACGCGCTGTTCCCAAACATGACGGTGCGCGAAAACCTGGCTTTCGCCGCTGAAGGTCAGGCTGATAAAAAGAAAATTATCAGCGAATTATTGGAATTGCTGGAATTAACCGAGCTGGCCGACCGGCGGCCGGCCGTGCTCTCGGGCGGCCAGCAGCAGCGGGTGGCGCTGGCCCGCGCCCTGGCCCGCCGCCCGCGCCTGCTGCTGCTCGATGAGCCCCTTTCGGCCCTCGACCTGCCTACCCGCCAGCGCCTGCGGCACGCCCTGGCCGAGGTGCACCGGCGCTTTGAGTTGACGACTATTCTCGTCAGCCACGACCCGGCCGAAATCGCGCAGCTCGCCCACCGCGTGCTGACCCTGGACCTGGGCCAGGTGCGGGGGGTAGGGCCGCCCGCCGCGCCGCCTACCCCCGCCACGGTGGCCGGCCGCGTGCTGGCCATGCTGCCCGGTGGTCGGCTACGGGTGCGGCTGCCAGGCGGCGCGGAAATTGAGATAAGTGGGGCGGCCGGGGTAGGCGAGGAAATTATCCTGGCAGTGGAGGTAGTGCGCCCGTCGTGAGTCCGTCAGCGACGGAGCCAGGCGCGCGGGAATTATTTCGGGCGCGGGCTCGTAGCTCCGGTGCCTTCTTTTGGCGAAGTACCTTTGCCTGAATCCTATCCCTACCCCCGCCCATGTCCTCCATCGCCGACGTTCTCAGTCCCGAAGCCAAAGCCCACACCGCCCAGAAAGGCAGTACCAACGCTAACGGTTTCACCGATTATTTTGACCTCGACGGTCTGCTGACCGAGGAAAACATCCTCGTGCGCCAGAGCATCCGCGATTTTGTCAAGAAGGAGATTTCGCCCAATATCGAGCAGTGGGCGCAGCAGGCGCATTTCCCGTCCGAAATCGTGCGCAAGTTTGGCGAGGTGGGCGCGTTTGGCCCCACCATCCCGGCCGAGTACGGCGGCGGCGGCCTGGACTACATCAGCTACGGCCTGATTATGCAGGAGATTGAGCGCGGCGACTCCGGGATGCGCTCCACGGCCTCGGTGCAGGGCTCGCTGGTGATGTTTCCAATTTATGCCTACGGCTCGGAGGCGCAGCGCCAGAAGTTTCTGCCCCGGCTGGCCAGCGGCGAGTGGCTCGGCTGCTTCGGCCTCACCGAGCCCGACCACGGCTCGAACCCCGGCGGCATGACCACCAATATCAAGGATATGGGCGACCATTATATCCTGAACGGTGCAAAGCTCTGGATATCGAATTCGCCCGAGTGCCAGGTGGCCGTGGTGTGGGCCAAAAACGAGCAGGGCCGCATCAAAGGCGTGCTCGTGGAGCGCGGCATGGCCGGCTTCACTACCCCCGAAATCCACAACAAATGGAGCCTGCGCGCCAGCATCACCGGCGAGCTGGTGTTCGATAACGTCATCATTCCGAAAAAGAATATTCTGCCCAATATCGAAGGCTTGAAAGGCCCACTAAGCTGCCTCGATTCGGCGCGTTTCGGCATCGCGTGGGGAGCCATCGGCGCGGCCATCGACTGCTACGAATCGGCCCTGAAGTACAGCCTGGAGCGCGAGCAGTTCGGCAAGCCCATTGCCGCTTTCCAACTCCAGCAAAAGAAGCTGGCCGAGATGATTACCGACATCACCAAGGCGCAGCTATTAGCTTGGCGCTTAGGGGTTTTGAAAAATGAAGGTAAAGCCACCAGCGCCCAAATTTCAATGGCCAAGCGCAACTCGGTCGAAATGGCCCTGCGCGTAGCCCGCGAGGCCCGCCAGATTCACGGCGGCATGGGCATCACCGGCGAGTACCCCATCATGCGCCACATGATGAACCTGGAATCGGTGATTACCTACGAAGGCACGCACGATATTCACCTGCTCATTACGGGCGCGGATATTACGGGTATTCAGGCGTTTAAGTAAGCATTAGTCGTTTTATTCTTGAAAAATAAGTCAAGCTATGTCTGCCCCCGATTCCTTGCATTACCTCACTGACGCCAGCGGTAAGCCCGAAGCCGTGGTACTACCCATTGCCGATTGGCTGGAGCTGAAGCACTACTACCGCCAGCTGCAAGGCCGCGAGCTGGTGCTCAAAGGGCTAAGTGATGCGCTACGCGAAGTGCCGGAGATTATGGCCGGCCGCCAACCCCAAATCACGTTGACCGATTTTCTAGCTGATTACTGATGCCGTTGGTCCTGCTCGTTACCACCGCCAACTTTCGCCGCGAAGCCAAACCTTGTGCTTAAGAAGTACCACTCACTCAAGCCCGAATTGGACTGGTTGGTGAAGGTATTAGAAGAGGATTCTACCCACGGTGAACCGCTAGGACAGGACTGCTACAAGGTTCGCATCGCCATTGCCAGCAAAGGCCGCGGTAAAAGCGGCGGGGCGCGCATCATTACGTATTGCCGCGTGGTAGCTAGTGATACGCAGGTAGTGAAGCTATTCTTACTATCAATTTACGACAAGTCAGAAACTGCTTCGATTGGCCGGGACGAACTAGCGCGTTTGCGGTGGGAAACGGATGAAGAATAATCCTTTGGCCGCACAACTTCGGCTCTAGAGCGTGAGGACAATTATCGAAGCCAATCTATGGCTGCTGCCATATGCCAAAAAGCCAGAAACGAAACAACGGTTTTTTCATAGCGCGTTGCCAGTCGTCGGTATTGCTTGAGGCGACCGAAAAACCGCTCTATTTTGTTGCGGTCGCGGTAGGTTTCTTCGTCTATCGAGGCTGGCTCCAGTCGGTTGGGACGGTTCGGAATGACCGCCTCGATGCCCTGTTGGGCGCAATAAGCGCGGGTTTCATCGCTATCATAAGCCGTGTCAGCCAGTACTTTACCCGGTGCCAAGTCCGCCAGTAGTGGCAGGGCCTGCGGGCTATCACCGGCCTGGCCTTCAGTGGCTATCAGGCGCACGGCGTTGCCTAAGGCGTCGACGCAGCCGTGGATTTTGGTGCCGATGCCGCCCCGGCTGCGGCCCAGGCACTCGGTAACGGGGTCGCTTTTTTTTGGCCAGCCGAATGCTGGTGGGCCCGCACGACTGTCGAATCGAGCATGACCCAGTCCAAATCCGGCGTTTTGACGGCCTCAAATAAGCGGAGCCAGACCCCTTTTTGGGCTAATCGGCGAAAGCGTTTGCAAACGGAATTGGTCTTGCCAAAGCGTTCAGGCAAGTCGGCCCACGGACAGCCGGTACGCGCAATCCAGAGTACAGCGTTGAAAAACAAGCGATTATCTGTAGCCGTCACGCCACAATCGGTGGCTTTGCCGGAAAGGTGAGGGGCGACCAAGGCCCAAGTGGCATCGGAAACTTCGTGACGGCGCATAAATCAGAAATTAACAACAAAGATATATTAACCGGCGTTATTGTCCTCACGCCCTAATAATACAGTGTGGTTCTACTAATCTTTTTTATTAAAACTATCCAGCATAAAAAAACATAGTAAGAAAAGAACGTTAAGCATTATCAAAGCTATAGTACTTTCAAGTGCGAGAGCGGCTAAATTGAAAACTATCCAGAGTATAAAGTATTTCATAGGGCTAAGCATAAGAAAATTCTTCCTTGATAGGCGAGGCTTTTATATTTTAGGAAAAGAATCCTCTGGTCGCTCTATTGACCCACCCTCATAATAAACTTCTTTAACTGAAACGGCTGTGTTACTGGTTGGTACGGGGAATTTAACTGCCTTTGTCTTTCCTGGTAAAATCGAAATTTTAATTTTATTCTCATAGCTACTTCCATAATCTTTTGGAAACACCTCAAATTGTAACCCTATAATTTTAGCGCGATTTTTGGGATTTATGATATTTGCTTCATATACATAATTTAGATTTTTATCTGTTCTTACAGTTCCAAATCCATCGATGTGTGGTGTGTTTTTAAACCAAGCATCTTGACGTTTGTCTAAATCTTCTTTTGCTATAGAATCAGCTTGGATTTGTGCTCGATTCTGCTCAGTTTGTGCTTTACTACTATCAACTACCTCGGAGCTGCACCCAGTCATAATGAGTGTTGCTGTGTAAAACAGAAGCTTTTTCATAGTCTCAAACATACAAAAAAGAGGCCGATAGCTCGCCGTTTTTCTTACCCAGCCAATATTGCTGCCGCACGGTGCTTACTTCATGCTGCGGCCCGAAGCGATAACGCAGCTTCACGTCCAGGTCTTCATCAAGCAGCCTCATGGCGAGCCATTAACGCGGCGAAGTCAATTTGAGCCGGCTCTACGTGTAAGTAGTCGGGAATTAAAATTTTAGCAGCGAGTTGAATAACCCCCTCGGCCTGTGCGCGACTTACGCTGTGAAATCCCTCCAGAAACTCGGCCAACGAGTCGCCGCTTGCCAGGTAGTCGAACAAGGTTTGAATAGAAACCTGCGTACCCGTAAAAACCGGTGTGCCGCCCGTTATTTCCGGGTCGATGGTGATGAGGTCGGTGCGTAGCATACGGCAAGATACAAAGGCCGCCGGGCACTTAGCACCGCTCCAGCAGGTACACCGTTTCGGTGGTGGTGCCCACGCCCACCGTGCTTTGCGCCATGCTTACTACCCGCCAGCCATGCGCCCGGAACTTATTGATGGTCAGAATTCCGCCTGGTGCAGGGCTACGCCGGCGGCAGTGCTGTAGCGCTCGGCCCCAATCTTAATGGCCGGCAGGTGCTGCACCTGTTGCTGGCCGTCGGGTTGAATAATAGTAATTTTCGGGACGGAAGAAGTGGTGCCTGGCTGGCCGCTGCCCACTACCATCAGGTAGCCGTCGGGGTTCGCACTAGTAGGGTAAAAGGCCGAGGAGCCAGCCGCAACCAGGCTGAGGACACTAAATAAGAAGATTTTTTTCATGCGCGTAAAAATGAATTTATAATAAAAAAATATAACGTGAAAAGATTACTCACAGCCCGCCAACGCCTTGCTCGATTCTGCCGGGTGGCATAAGATACCCTTTTTTTTCCTCCACTTATGGCTGTTTAGCGCGATTCCCAGCTCAACGCAGCAGGTGGCAACCTGAAAGCATTAAAGCTCACCAAATTTCATCAAATCCCAAACAAAAACGCCGCCCCACCAACTACCAGTCGGCGGGGCGGCGTTGCGTATAAGACGCACTGCATCAGCCCATAAGGCGGGCGTCCAGGCTGCGAAACTGGATAACTGGCTGCCAGTCGGCAGGGTAGGCCAGCGCGCCGGGGTGGCCCGGAATCAGGCCAAAGTTTTGCACGGTCCACTGGGCAGCGGGGTAGCCATTGGCGGCGGGCCTAAGGTCCTCATCGCCGAGGCCGAGGCCGCTGGCTTTAGCCCGCGCTTCGAGCTGCGTCCAGATGTGGTAGAAGGCTAGCTGCGGTTCACGGCTCAGGGCCAGCAGGCGCCGCTCGGGGTCGCTGAAGCGCTGGGCGGCTACGTCGGCAAAGTCAAAATCGGGTATCAGCTGCTCCAGGTCGATGCCGATTTCGCGGGCGGCCAGCGCCACCACCACCCAGTTGCCCGAGTGCGCCACGTTGAAATGAACGCCGGCCGGCTCGGCCAGCCGGGGCTTGCCGTAGCTGCCAGTTTGCAGGGCAATGGTAGCCGGCGGCTGCCCCAGGCGCTGCCCCAGCAGGTAGCGCAGGCAGGCGCGCCCCACCCGGAAGCGCAGTTGGTCGGCGGGGCGGACATAGCGCGCCGCGTGCAGCTGCTCGGCGGGCGTCAGCAGGGCATTCAGGGTGTCCTCACGCTCGGCAAAATCGGCCACCGCGAGGCGATAAACCACCAGGGTATTAGCCAGCTGCGGGGCCAGGTAGCCAGCATGCACGCTGCTGGAAGAGAGGGGGGTAGGGGGTAGTGGTATCATCAAATTAGCGAGCGGCGGCGTCTAAGCGGGCTTGTAAAACAATAGCAAATTCCTGGTCGTGGGGCGGGGCAAACATGTAGCTGTGCTCGCCGGGCATCTCGTGAATGGTGATGCCCTCTAGCGCGAGTGGCTGCCAGCCCAGGAACTCAAAATCAGGCATGTAGAAGGTGCGGTGGCTGGCCCGAAACAGCTCAATGGCCACGGGGGCCGGCACTAAAGAATAGCGGCGCCAGGCCAGCTCGTTCATCCAGTCGACCAGGGGGGGGTAGCCAAAATTGGGCTGCCACTTACCCTTCAATCCCCACCGGCCCAATAGCCCACCCAACTTAAACCACATTTGCTCGCGCTGGTAGGCGATGGTGTGGCCGGGTTGTTTGGCCAGCCGCCCCAGCGTATATACAACTTTCTTAAGCGTTATTAAGCCATTACTAGCCAAGCGCTTCAGAGGTGGTAAATGATAGTTGGACTGATAAGCATAGGTGTCGAACATGGCCAGGAACCGCACTTCCTTGCCCATCGCCAGCAGCTGCCTGGCCATTTCGAAGGCAATGAGGCCGCCGAACGAGAAGCCGGCCAATGCATAAGGCCCATCAGGGTTTTGCGCCTGAATGGCCGCCAGGTAGTGCGCGGCCATGTCCTCGATGCGGTCCAGCGGCTTATCCAAGCCATTCAGGCCCCGCGCCTGCAAACCGTAGATGGGCTGCTCGGTGTCCATATTCCGAGCCAGCGCGTTGAATAGCAGCACGTTCATGCCCGCGCCGTGCACGATGTAGAGGGGTGTTTTGCTGCCCTTGGGCTTTATCGGCACCAGCGAGTCCCAGGTAATGGCCTTGCTATTGTCGCGCTGCATCAGCAGGGCCAGCGCGGCCACGGTGGGGTGGGTGAAAAGCGCCGCCAGGGGTAGGCGCTTGCCAGTCACTTTTTCGAGGCGCGCCATCACCTGCACGGCAATGAGCGAATGGCCGCCGAGGTCAAAAAAGTCGTCAAAAACGCCGACTTCGCTGATTTTCAAGGCCTCGCGCCAGCTGTCGGCCACCAGATGCTCCACGGTGGTGCGCGGCGCCACGAAGCCCACGGCGGCCGTAATGGTGGCCGCCGGCGCGGCGCGCAGCCGCAGGGCCGGGCGGTTGGTCTTGCCGTTGGGCAGCAGGGGTAGGGCGTCGAGCACGATAAACTCGCTCGGTACCAGGTGGGTAGGCAAATGCGCATGCAGTGCCAGCTGCCAGCTGGCGCGCCGGGCCGCCAGCGCCTCGGAAGCAGCCGGGCCATCGAGCACCAGGTACGCCACCAGGCGCTCGTCGCCGGCGGTGCGCTCCTGCGCCACCACCACCGCCTGCCGGATGCCGTCGAGGCGGGTGAGGTGGGCCTCAATCTCGCCGGGCTCGATGCGGTGGCCGCGCAGCTTCAGCTGCTCGTCGAGGCGGCCTTGCAGCTGCACTTCACCGTTGGCGAGCAGCACGGCCGCGTCGCCGGTGCGGTACATGGTAGCCCCGGTAACGGAGGTAAAAGGGTCGGCCACAAAGCGTTCGGCCGTGAGAGTGGGCCGCTGCCAGTAGCCGCGCGCCACGCCCACACCGCCGATGTAGAGTTCGCCGGCCGTGCCGGGCGCCACGGGCTCGCCCTGCGCATCCAGCACGTAAAGCTGCGTGTTGGCAATGGGCCGGCCCACGGTAATAACCGCCGCACCGGGCTCGATACGCTGCACCGCCGACCAGATGGTAGTTTCCGTGGGGCCATACATGTTCCACAGCGCCAGGCACTTGGCCTGAAGACTGCGGGCCAGGGCGAGGGGTAGGGGCTCGCCGCCGCACAGAGCCACCAGCGGCAGGGGCTTTTCCCAGCCGGCGGCCAGCAGCAGCTGCCAGGTCGAGGGCGTGGCCTGCAACATCGTAATCTGCTCGGCTTCGAGCAGGTGCAGCAAGGCGCGCCCGTCGCGGGCCGAGTAGGCATCGGCCAGCACCACGGTAGCGCCACTTACCAACGGCAGAAATAATTCCAGCCCGGCAATATCAAACGAAATAGTCGTGATGGCCAGTAGCTTATCGGCTGCCGTAATACCGGGCGCTTGCTGCATGCTGGTCAGGAAATTGACCACGTTGCGGTGCGTGATGGCCACGCCCTTGGGCTGGCCCGTTGAGCCCGACGTGTAGAGCACGTAGCACAGGCTGTCGGGGCTGGCAAGGGGGGTAGGGGCCGCGCCCGCCCGCGTGGCGGCTTCGGCGAGCGCCTCGTCCAGCAGCAGCCGGGGCGGGCCACCGGCCAGGGAAGGCAGGCCGCCCGCCGAAGTCAGCAGCAGGCGGGCTTCCGAGTCGCTTAGCATAAATTCCAGGCGCTCCGACGGATATGCCGGGTCGAGAGGCAGGTAGGCCGCGCCGCACTTGAGCACCGCCAGCAGCGCCACGAGCAGGCTGGGCACGCGCTCCAGCGCCACGGCCACGATGTCGCCGGGCTGTAGCCGGGGCTGCAAATAGGCGGCCAGCTGGTCAGCCTGGCGGTCCAGTTCGGCATACGACAGCTCGGCCTCCCCAAGCTTGATGGCGGTTTTGGCAGGAGTGGCCAGCGCCTGGGCCGTGAGGAGGGCCGGCAGCGTGGCCGTGGCGGGGTAGGGCGCTTGGGTGGCGTTCAGCCGCTGGTAGGCTTCGGGCAGGGTAGGCGCGGCCAGGCGCAGGTCGGCGAGCGGCGTGGCCGGCTTGGCGATAATCTGCTCGGCCAGGCGCGTGAAGCCGGCCAGCAGCCGCTCGATGCGCTCGGGCCGGAACAGGGCCACGTTGTACGAGCATTCCAGCACCAGGTGGTTGCCTGTTCCGCTGGCATTCAGCGACAATTCAAAATTCTCGAAAGCCCGCGGGTTGCTGACCAGCTCGTGCGTGAGACCCGCAAACGCTACCCCCTCATCGAAGCCCAGGTCCACGTTGAACAGCACGGCCACCAGCGGCAGGTGCCCGGCCTCGCGCCGCAGCGGCAGCTGGGTCAGCAGGTGGCCAAAGGTGAGTTGCTGGTGCTCCAGGGCATCAAACAACTCCGTTTTGCGGGTGCGCAGGTAATCGTCGAAGTGGCTGGGGCCGCTGGGCCGGCTGCGCAGGGGCAGCAGGTTCACGCAGTGGCCCACCACCGTGCCCAGGCCGGTGGCCGACTGCCCGGCCGCCGGCAGGCCCACCACCAGGTCGTCTTGCCCGGTCAGCTTGTGCAGCAGCACTTCAAACACCGCCAGCAGCGTGGTCACGAAGCTGGTGCCCGCCCGCCGGCCCACCGTGCGCAGGCCCGCCACCAGGGCCGGGTCGAGGGAGTAGTCGAGGCGCTGACTTTGGTAGGTGCGCTCGGCAGTGCGCTCAAAATCAGTGGGTAAGCGCAGCGTCGGGGCACCGTCGCGGAACACCGCCTGCCAGTATTGCTCGGTCTGGCGGTAGGCGGCGCTGGCCTGAAAATCGATTTCCTGCTCGGCATACTGGCTGAAGGGCGTGGCAGCCGGCATCCCCGGCTCCCTACCCCCCACCGCCGCCGAGTACAGCTGCCCCAGGTCTTGCAGCAGCACGCCCAGCGACCACCCATCGCAGATAATGTGGTGGGCCGTGAGGGTAAAATGAAATTCGCCATCGGCTAATTTCAGCAGGCTAGCCTGCCACAGCGGCCCCCGCACCAGGTCAAACACGTGCTGCGCCTGCTGGGCCGCGTAGTAGCTCAGCGCCCGCGCCCTCCAGTCAGTGCCGGGCTTGGCGGTGGCCGCGAGGTCCACGTGTGCCAGGTCCACGGCCAGCTCTTTCGCCACGCACAGCACCGCGCCATCGGCGTTGCACGTGGCGCGCAGGGCCTCGTGGCGCTGGGGCAGCGCCGCCAGTGCCGCCCGCAGCGCCGCTACCTCCAGTGCGCCGCGCAGGCGCAGCGATACCGATTCGTTATAGGCCCGGCTGGCGTCGTCGCCCCCGAGCTGGCAGGCCAGCCATATTTCAGCCTGCGATGCCGTGAGCGGCACCAGCAAGGCAATTTCGGCTTGGGCAAAAGGGTCAAAGTCAACCGCCTGAACAGGCGGCGAAAGAACAGTGGCAGCCATACTAAATCAGGCTTGAGAAAGTTGCACGTACCGCCCCGGCCGCACGGGGTCGCTCATAAACCAGGCGGGGTTGCCGGCGGCATCGCGGCCCAGCCGCGCGCCCGGCGCGGGCGGGCGGTTCAAGGACTGGAGGGCCGTTGGGGATTCCTCAGTGGGCTTGGGCGGGGTGGTGGGGGGTAGGAAGTCGTCGGCCAGCTCGGCCAGGCTATCCGCAAAGGCCGTCACTATCAGCTGCACGTCGGCCGCCGAGTGGGCTTCGGTGAGAAAACACGGGAAATTGTCCCAGATATGCACGCCCTTCTCGCGCATCAGCGTGAATAATAAGGTACTATACGGTAATTCGGCAGTAAACCTGATTTTCCAAAGTGAGCCAAAGTACACGACTTCCAATGGCACCTGGCGCTGCCGGGCGGCCGAGTTTAAGTCAGCGGCCAGGCGCGCCGTCTGGGCGTTCAGCTGCTCCTGCAAGGCGGGACCCACCGTTTTCAGGTGGCGCAACGAGGCGTGGGCCGCCGCCAGCGCCAGCGGGTGGCGCACAAACGTGCCCGCGAAATACGTCACGCCCACCTCGGGCACCGAGCGGTCGCCGTACTGCCAGAAGCCGCCGTCGAGCGCATCCATAAAGGCACTGCTGCCCGTGATGGCCCCAATGGGCAGCCCGCCACCAATGACTTTGCCGTAGGTGGCCAGGTCGGCGCGCACGCCGAACGCGGCCTGCGCGCCACCCTGGTGCAGCCGGAAGCCGGTAATAATCTCGTCAAAAATGAGGGCCGTGCCCGCGGCGGCCGTCACGCGGCGCAGCTCACGCAGGAACGCGACGGGCTGAAAATCGGGTCGGCGGCTCTGCACCGGCTCCACCAACACGGCGGCCAGCTCGTGGGCCCGCTCCGCGATAATGCGCAGACTCTCGTCGGTGCCATAGTCCAGGATGAGCATGTTTTGCACCGCCTCGGGCATAATGCCGGATGCCGCTGGTCGGGTCTGCAACTGCTTGGTGCCCCGCACAATGCCCTCGTCATTAATGCCGTGGTACGAACCCGTGAAGGCCACCACCAGCGAGCGGCCCGTGACGGTGCGCGCCACGCGCAGCGCCCCCAGCACGGCCTCCGAGCCCGTGTTGCAGAGGGCCGCCCGCTGGTGGCCCGTCAGCTCACAAAGCAGCCGGCACACCTCGCCGGCCAGCGCGTGCTGCGGGCCCACTTCGTAGCCGCGCTCAATCTGCGCGTGCAGGGCAGTTTTAATAAATTCGGGCTGGTGGCCAAACATCGACGAGCCGAAGCCATTGAGCGCGTCCACGTACTCGTTGCCATCTAAATCCCAAAGCCGGCTGCCCGCCGAGCGGTCCACCACCAGCGGGTAAGTCAGCTCCTTGAGCAGCGGCGTGAAGCCCGACACCACGCGCGGGTCGGCCAT from Hymenobacter psoromatis includes the following:
- a CDS encoding acyl-CoA dehydrogenase encodes the protein MSSIADVLSPEAKAHTAQKGSTNANGFTDYFDLDGLLTEENILVRQSIRDFVKKEISPNIEQWAQQAHFPSEIVRKFGEVGAFGPTIPAEYGGGGLDYISYGLIMQEIERGDSGMRSTASVQGSLVMFPIYAYGSEAQRQKFLPRLASGEWLGCFGLTEPDHGSNPGGMTTNIKDMGDHYILNGAKLWISNSPECQVAVVWAKNEQGRIKGVLVERGMAGFTTPEIHNKWSLRASITGELVFDNVIIPKKNILPNIEGLKGPLSCLDSARFGIAWGAIGAAIDCYESALKYSLEREQFGKPIAAFQLQQKKLAEMITDITKAQLLAWRLGVLKNEGKATSAQISMAKRNSVEMALRVAREARQIHGGMGITGEYPIMRHMMNLESVITYEGTHDIHLLITGADITGIQAFK